A region from the Candidatus Tenderia electrophaga genome encodes:
- a CDS encoding archease, with product MAARWDHFEHEADFGVRGIAATLEQAFMQAALAMMAAVIVESARISASACVEITCQAPDTELLLVDWLNAHLYEMAARKRLFSRFEVKIVGDTLTGRAWGEAVDLEKHQPTVEIKGATYTALRVAQENGHWLARCVVDV from the coding sequence ATGGCAGCTCGCTGGGATCATTTCGAACACGAGGCGGATTTCGGCGTGCGCGGCATTGCCGCTACGCTGGAACAAGCCTTTATGCAGGCGGCACTGGCCATGATGGCGGCGGTGATCGTGGAGTCTGCAAGGATCAGTGCCTCGGCGTGTGTGGAGATTACCTGTCAGGCGCCGGATACTGAACTGCTGCTGGTGGACTGGCTCAACGCCCATCTCTACGAGATGGCGGCACGCAAGAGACTATTCTCACGCTTTGAGGTGAAGATCGTCGGCGATACCTTGACGGGGCGGGCATGGGGTGAAGCGGTCGATTTGGAAAAACATCAACCCACGGTCGAGATTAAAGGCGCGACCTATACCGCATTGAGGGTGGCGCAGGAAAACGGTCACTGGTTGGCCCGGTGCGTGGTGGATGTGTAG
- a CDS encoding 16S rRNA methyltransferase, whose product MRIPRIHTPAPLADGATIALDEDAFNHAVRVLRLKQGDSIILFNGSGGEYEAELIEVQKKHASASIGRFLDTTCESPLPIILGQCISRGEKMDYTIQKAVELGVHQIVPLFSERCGVKLNQQRQQKRLQHWHKVIISACEQCGRNRLPRLREAMRLDQWLEHLSSSLKLVLDPTAADSLAALDHPDGEVALLIGPEGGLTQAELDAAVNSGFTGLRLGPRILRTETAGVAALSVMQHRWGDLG is encoded by the coding sequence ATGCGCATTCCAAGAATTCACACCCCTGCACCACTGGCCGACGGCGCTACCATCGCGCTGGATGAAGACGCCTTCAACCATGCCGTGCGGGTGCTGCGCCTGAAACAGGGCGACTCAATCATCCTGTTCAACGGCAGCGGCGGTGAATACGAAGCCGAACTGATCGAGGTGCAAAAGAAGCACGCCAGCGCCAGCATCGGCCGCTTTCTCGACACGACCTGCGAGTCGCCCCTGCCCATCATCCTCGGCCAGTGCATCTCGCGTGGCGAGAAGATGGACTATACGATCCAGAAGGCGGTGGAGCTGGGCGTGCACCAAATCGTGCCGCTGTTCAGCGAGCGCTGCGGGGTCAAGCTCAATCAGCAGCGGCAGCAAAAACGGCTGCAGCATTGGCACAAGGTCATCATCAGCGCTTGTGAACAATGCGGTCGCAACCGCTTGCCGCGGTTGCGTGAAGCGATGCGACTGGATCAATGGCTGGAGCACCTAAGCAGCTCACTGAAGCTGGTGCTCGATCCCACAGCGGCGGATTCATTGGCGGCGCTCGATCACCCTGACGGCGAGGTGGCCTTGCTGATCGGCCCGGAAGGCGGTTTGACCCAAGCGGAGCTCGATGCAGCCGTCAACAGCGGCTTTACCGGGCTGCGGCTGGGACCTCGCATCCTGCGCACCGAGACGGCGGGCGTCGCCGCCCTGAGCGTAATGCAGCACCGGTGGGGCGATCTCGGCTAA
- a CDS encoding glutamate--cysteine ligase, giving the protein MSIEHLHAVPHLTTSLKGPLLEIESHFLDHQADIEAWFRQQWIKTPAPFYGSVDLRNSGFKLAPVDTNLFPAGFNNLNPAFMPLCVQAIQSIIEREMPAACNILLIPENHTRNMFYLDNIATLRDMIATAGYSVRIGSLLPELDESLDIELPSGKCVRLEPVQRNEDRLCLPGFDPCMVLLNNDLSAGTPEILQDIEQPILPPLELGWAHRRKSDHFGEYNKVVDEFAAMVEIDPWLINPKFLHCGKINFKTQEGGDCLARHVAKLLWQIQEKYDEYGLKDKPFVVVKADAGTYGMGIMTVQSVEEIQELNRKQRNKMAASKGGQAVTQVIIQEGVFSFETWGAEQAVAEPVVYMMDHFVVGGFYRVHKGRGRNENLNAPGMHFEPLAFAEPCNTPDHKKSPDANPNRFYAYGVIARLALLAAAREIATSNGKG; this is encoded by the coding sequence ATGAGCATTGAACATCTGCACGCCGTACCCCACCTCACCACCTCGCTGAAGGGCCCCCTGTTGGAGATCGAAAGCCACTTCCTCGATCATCAGGCCGACATCGAAGCCTGGTTCCGCCAACAGTGGATCAAGACCCCGGCACCGTTTTACGGCTCGGTGGACCTACGCAATTCCGGTTTCAAGTTGGCACCGGTGGATACCAATCTGTTCCCGGCTGGTTTCAATAACCTCAACCCGGCCTTCATGCCGCTGTGTGTGCAAGCCATCCAGTCCATCATCGAACGCGAGATGCCGGCGGCCTGCAATATCCTGCTGATCCCGGAGAACCACACCCGTAACATGTTCTACCTGGACAATATCGCCACCCTACGCGATATGATCGCCACCGCCGGTTATTCCGTGCGCATCGGCTCGCTGCTGCCGGAACTGGACGAATCCCTGGACATCGAACTGCCCTCGGGCAAGTGCGTGCGACTGGAGCCCGTACAACGCAATGAAGACCGGCTCTGCCTGCCGGGCTTTGATCCTTGCATGGTGCTGCTCAATAACGACCTCTCGGCCGGCACTCCCGAAATACTGCAGGACATCGAACAGCCCATCCTGCCGCCGCTGGAACTGGGCTGGGCGCACCGCCGCAAGTCGGACCACTTCGGCGAATACAACAAGGTGGTGGATGAGTTCGCCGCCATGGTGGAGATCGATCCGTGGCTAATCAATCCCAAGTTCCTGCACTGCGGCAAAATCAATTTCAAGACTCAGGAAGGCGGCGATTGCCTGGCCCGGCACGTGGCCAAACTGTTGTGGCAGATCCAGGAAAAATATGACGAATACGGCCTGAAGGACAAACCTTTTGTGGTGGTCAAGGCCGACGCCGGCACGTATGGAATGGGTATCATGACCGTGCAATCGGTGGAGGAGATCCAGGAACTCAACCGCAAGCAGCGCAACAAAATGGCCGCCTCCAAGGGCGGTCAGGCGGTCACCCAAGTAATCATCCAGGAAGGGGTCTTTTCCTTCGAGACCTGGGGCGCGGAACAGGCGGTGGCCGAGCCGGTGGTCTACATGATGGATCACTTCGTCGTCGGCGGCTTTTACCGCGTCCACAAGGGCCGCGGCCGCAACGAAAACCTCAACGCCCCCGGCATGCACTTCGAGCCGCTGGCCTTCGCCGAGCCCTGCAATACGCCCGACCACAAGAAATCACCGGACGCCAATCCCAACCGCTTTTACGCCTACGGCGTCATCGCCCGCCTGGCGCTGCTGGCCGCGGCGCGCGAGATCGCCACCTCAAACGGCAAAGGCTGA
- a CDS encoding adenosylmethionine-8-amino-7-oxononanoate aminotransferase: MMNNSNLIQRDLATLWHPCTQMKDHEWLPLVPIKKGEGVWLEDFDGRRYIDAISSWWVNLFGHSNPRINERIKQQLDALEHVILAGFSHEPVVALSEKLVAITPPGLTRCFYTDNGSSAIEAALKMSFHYWRNQGRHEKTKFIALSNSYHGETLGALAVGDVSLYKETYAPLLMQPITVPSPDCFQREPGASWSEHSTRMFAHMEQALAQHADQVCAVIVEPLVQCAGAMRMYDPVYLKLLRQACDKYGVQLIADEIAVGFGRSGTLFACEQAGISPDFICLSKGLTGGYLPLAAVVTHDRIYQAFYDDYENLNAFLHSHSYTGNPLGCAAALATLDIFEQDDVIANNKHLAAHMGQAVAHLQDHPHVAEIRQTGMILAMEMVKDKTTREPYPWQERRGLKVYQHALQNEALLRPLGNVVYFMPPYVITPDQIDHLARVATEGIHIATQT, encoded by the coding sequence ATGATGAACAATTCCAATCTGATCCAACGCGACCTGGCCACGCTGTGGCACCCCTGCACCCAGATGAAGGACCACGAATGGCTGCCCCTCGTGCCCATCAAAAAGGGCGAAGGGGTCTGGCTGGAGGACTTTGACGGGCGACGCTATATCGATGCCATCAGCTCCTGGTGGGTCAACCTGTTCGGCCATAGCAATCCGCGCATCAATGAGCGCATTAAACAACAACTGGATGCCCTAGAGCATGTCATCCTGGCCGGCTTCAGCCACGAGCCGGTGGTGGCCTTGTCGGAAAAACTGGTTGCGATCACCCCGCCAGGGCTGACCCGCTGCTTCTATACCGACAACGGTTCTTCCGCCATCGAGGCGGCGCTGAAAATGAGCTTTCATTACTGGCGCAACCAGGGGCGGCATGAAAAGACCAAGTTCATCGCCCTGTCCAACAGTTACCACGGCGAGACCCTGGGCGCTCTGGCGGTGGGTGATGTATCGCTCTACAAAGAGACCTACGCGCCGCTGTTAATGCAACCCATCACTGTGCCCTCACCTGACTGTTTTCAGCGCGAACCCGGTGCAAGCTGGTCCGAACATTCCACGCGCATGTTCGCGCACATGGAACAAGCACTGGCGCAACATGCCGATCAGGTCTGCGCCGTCATCGTCGAACCCCTGGTACAATGCGCCGGCGCCATGCGCATGTACGATCCGGTCTATCTCAAGCTGCTGCGGCAGGCCTGCGATAAATACGGCGTACAACTCATCGCCGATGAAATCGCTGTCGGCTTCGGCCGCAGCGGCACCCTGTTCGCCTGCGAGCAGGCCGGCATCAGTCCTGATTTCATCTGCCTGTCCAAGGGACTTACCGGCGGTTATCTGCCCTTGGCCGCGGTCGTCACCCATGACCGCATCTATCAGGCCTTTTACGACGATTACGAAAATCTGAACGCGTTTTTGCACTCGCACAGCTATACCGGCAACCCGCTGGGCTGTGCTGCGGCGCTGGCGACACTGGACATCTTTGAACAGGACGATGTTATCGCCAACAACAAACACCTGGCGGCCCATATGGGGCAGGCTGTGGCCCACTTGCAGGATCATCCCCACGTCGCCGAGATCCGCCAGACCGGCATGATACTGGCTATGGAGATGGTCAAGGACAAAACCACGCGTGAACCCTATCCGTGGCAGGAACGGCGCGGCCTCAAGGTCTATCAGCATGCCTTGCAAAACGAGGCCCTGCTGCGGCCGTTGGGCAATGTGGTCTACTTCATGCCGCCCTATGTCATCACCCCCGATCAGATCGATCACCTGGCCCGCGTCGCGACGGAGGGTATACACATTGCCACCCAAACTTAG